One genomic window of Hydra vulgaris chromosome 03, alternate assembly HydraT2T_AEP includes the following:
- the LOC136077889 gene encoding ARL14 effector protein-like, producing MCSIGLMTSDACKGQQDVIGTLSNEEKIAISLRCNIELSNLTTLCEKHAANYLKMYPIWQKACCDPFKKHTKKITKNLRVVTINESQDMMRSSLNIAPGKKLCKPCKQKIAKKADLKEEKQSQGEQDEDFLISSFKSKRQEINEELENFNISSLKSYSKSSKHIL from the exons ATGTGTTCTATTGGGTTAATGACATCAGATGCATGCAAAGGCCAACAAGATGTTATTGGAACTTTAAGCAACGAAGAAAAAATAGCTATATCATTACGCTGTAACATTGAACTATCAAACTTAACAACATTATGTGAAAAACATGCagcaaattatttgaaaatgtatCCTATATGGCAGAAAGCATGCTGTGATCCATTCAAAAAACATACAAAGAAAATTACAA aaaatcttagAGTAGTTACGATAAATGAGTCACAAGACATGATGAGAAGTAGCTTAAATATTGCTCCTGGGAAGAAACTTTGCAAACCCTGTAAGCAAAAGATTGCCAAAAAAGCAGATCTTAAAGAAGAGAAGCAAAGTCAGGGTGAACAAGATGAAGATTTTCTAATATCATCATTCAAATCAAAAAGACAGGAGATCAATGaagaacttgaaaattttaatatatcttctctaaaatcttattcaaagtCATCAAAACATATACTCTAA
- the LOC136077890 gene encoding uncharacterized protein LOC136077890, with amino-acid sequence MLAKILVKYQTTKSSSMNQLDLNVGCSNVHIDDQISHAEIMQALHVVNCNYSFKSTENDNARFTSMFLDSVVAKRYKQGESKIKYQIQFGIAPYVKSMLKSDIKKTPFTFKFDETTTKQIKKQYDGYLQYWSNKKGEIVTSYCGSLFIGHCDHNQLVDHYFKFETDLELDSAYLLHVGMDGPNVNKAFEMKLSLDLKKKSENIFIELGTCNLHKVHTAFRKGIKKLSFDLDELFIDIHFFFKLSSARREDYANLVDVTNLVAEFANKHIETRWLSMKYVAVRILEQWVNLKEYSLTFLPKQKNFNALFKTDRYKRICEALRNDIQTQGYLGFCAFSAQDFEAFLVQFQTESPMIHMLYPGMCKLLNSLLQKFILPKKLKNDNGEFKSQPELLMIDFYKIENHRKLSSIELGTKVKLLLHGAALPNSVDEKFRTECKEFYIASALYLQENLTFHVSLLKHAQFLHPKKRIAPGATSAISNLALKVASVLEKQLGPVFHLNDISSTKESLCDKVRDQWLSYQNEVIPEHFYINSQLPTTSVAQQQTSYWFYAFSTCYLNSISKQSKYKRIDNYWSQVGTICDEAGNLKFPQLLELVKCVLTLSHDNSSPERGFSINKKFIEAHSTNLKEDTIVALRLVKDELYQVGEVMNFQITSNLIKCCKESHQRYKVYLAQRTKLLKAESEKVKQTELLTKSLQQRKTDLELIEADIRVCKAGIEVAETAIDEGNGKLQQALLKVKLDRTVCQTSQAMIDMGIKRKRELQINLDNLEKKKKLVK; translated from the exons ATGTTAGCAAAGATCCttgtaaaatatcaaacaaCCAAAAGCAGTTCAATGAATCAGTTAGACTTAAATGTTGGATGTTCGAATGTCCATATAGATGATCAGATCTCTCATGCAGAAATTATGCAAGCTTTACATGTTGTCAATTGTAATTATAGTTTCAAGTCAACAGAAAATGACAATGCAAGATTTACATCTATGTTTCTTGATTCTGTTGTGGCAAAGCGTTACAAGCAAGgtgaatcaaaaattaaatatcaaatacAATTTGGAATTGCCCCTTATGTTAAAAGTATGTTAAAatctgatattaaaaaaacaccatttacttttaagtttgatgaaacaacaactaagcaaataaaaaaacagtatgaTGGGTATCTCCAGTATTGGTCAAACAAAAAAGGAGAAATTGTAACTTCATATTGTGGTTCTCTGTTTATTGGTCATTGTGACCACAACCAACTAGttgatcattattttaaatttgaaactgaCTTGGAGTTGGATTCTGCATATCTTTTACATGTTGGGATGGATGGGCCAAATGTTAACAAAGCCTTTGAAATGAAGTTATCACTGGATTTGAAGAAAAagtctgaaaatatttttattgagctTGGTACATGTAACCTTCATAAAGTCCATACTGCTTTTAGAAAAGGCATTAAAAAGCTTTCCTTTGATTTAGatgaactttttattgatattcactttttttttaagttgtctaGTGCCAGACGAGAAGATTATGCTAATTTAGTCGATGTAACTAATTTGGTTGCTGAGTTTGCCAATAAACATATAGAAACGCGATGGCTTTCTATGAAATATGTTGCTGTTAGGATTTTGGAACAATGGGTGAACCTTAAAGAATATTCTTTAACATTTcttccaaaacaaaaaaactttaacgctTTGTTTAAAACAGATAGATACAAAAGAATTTGTGAAGCTCTGCGCAATGATATTCAGACTCAAGGATATTTAGGTTTTTGTGCTTTCTCGGCACAAgattttgaagcatttttagtACAATTTCAAACAGAATCTCCAATGATTCACATGCTTTATCCTGGGATGTGTAAACTATTAAACTCtttacttcaaaaatttattcttccaaaaaagttaaaaaatgataatggAGAGTTCAAGTCACAGCCTGAACTTTTAATGATTGATTTCTACAAAATCGAAAACCATAGAAAATTAAGTTCAATTGAATTAGGAACAAAAGTCAAATTGCTGTTGCATGGAGCTGCTCTACCTAATTCAGTAGATGAAAAATTTAGGACCGAGTGCAAAGAGTTTTATATTGCTTCTGCATTGTATTTACAAGAAAACTTAACTTTTCATGTTTCACTTTTAAAGCATGCTCAATTTTTACATCCAAAAAAGCGTATTGCTCCAGGTGCAACAAGTGCAATATCTAATTTAGCATTGAAAGTCGCTTCAGTTCTAGAAAAACAACTTGGCCCGGTTTTTCATCTAAATGATATTTCTTCAACCAAAGAATCACTGTGTGATAAAGTTAGAGATCAATGGTTGTCTTATCAGAATGAGGTAATCCCAgaacacttttatataaattcacaACTACCTACTACATCTGTCGCTCAACAGCAAACATCATATTGGTTTTATGCTTTTAGTACttgttatttaaatagtataaGCAAACAATCCAAATATAAGCGAATAGATAATTATTGGAGTCAAGTGGGCACTATATGTGATGAAGCAGGCAATTTAAAATTCCCTCAGCTGCTTGAACTTGTTAAGTGTGTTTTAACTCTTAGTCATGACAACAGTTCACCCGAAAGAGGattttctataaataagaaatttatagaGGCTCACAGTACCAATTTGAAAGAAGACACCATTGTTGCATTGAGATTAg ttaaagatgAACTTTATCAAGTAGGTGAAGTTATGAATTTTCAAATAACAAGTAACTTAATTAAATGTTGTAAAGAGTCTCATCAaagatataaagtttatttggcTCAGCGAACTAAATTATTAAAGGCTGAATCAGAAAAGGTAAAGCAAACAGAGTTGCTGACAAAATCTTTACAACAGCGAAAAACAGATCTAGAACTTATTGAAGCAGATATAAG gGTATGCAAAGCTGGCATCGAGGTTGCAGAAACTGCTATTGATGAAGGTAATGGAAAACTTCAGCAAGCGCTACTCAAAGTAAAGTTAGATAGAACTGTATGCCAAACTTCACAAGCTATGATTGACATGGGAATAAAGCGTAAAAGGgaattacaaataaatcttgacaatttagaaaaaaagaaaaaattagtgaaataa
- the LOC136077891 gene encoding uncharacterized protein LOC136077891: MCSCCFTLLARGCHNNCCSSQAVLNLINLAETLDPTSCEQVASGIIKNKMEQEGIERGQSFKISTGGNPLTLTVGTKENKSSRKFFNQISFQTVMELTSVLELTKNKTKKLISSLRKNLGSSTVVENNVISMMTSLQEEIESKYKIEQGNFIWNDEIVTRHVVFIYDTSEFILSILIERGMDPLSSMICISIDGGQGFLKVIVNVFDKTNKNEIYIDSGVKRCFILAIVEDVCEDNGNLQKLFSRLNLDNVTYHLAFDLKCANSIFGLSSHSSKYACLWCEGECSLESGTPRTLGSFDYWYNLFVENGAKRLEMKDFKNVISPRLVYLDKNAEDEVNHLVPPPELHLLMGIVTLLGRLLLDHWPLFKNWLKEHYILLRGYHGIGFDGNNSNKLLEKVDILERDVLASQTNLLPIVHCLRKFEKVKECTFGYELGSNAFSVIEEF; encoded by the exons atgtgcaGCTGCTGCTTTACTCTCCTTGCAAGag GATGTCATAACAACTGTTGTTCTAGTCAGgctgttttgaatttaattaatttggCAGAAACTCTTGATCCCACATCATGTGAGCAAGTTGCTTCAggcataataaaaaacaaaatggagcAAGAAGGCATTGAGAGAGGCCAGTCCTTTAAAATATCTACAG GTGGAAATCCGTTAACTTTAACTGTTGgaactaaagaaaataaatcttctagaaagttttttaatcagATATCATTTCAAACAGTGATGGAATTAACTTCTGTTTTGgaattgacaaaaaataaaacaaaaaaactgatATCAAGTCTCCGTAAGAATCTGGGATCATCTACTGTTGTGGAGAATAATGTAATTAGTATGATGACATCATTACAAGAAGAAATtgaatctaaatataaaatagaacaAGGGAACTTTATTTGGAATGATGAAATTGTAACAAGACATGTAGTATTTATCTATGACACTTCTGAATTTATTCttagtattttaattgaaaGAGGAATGGATCCTCTCTCCAGTATGATATGTATATCAATAGATGGAGGTCAAGGATTTCTgaaagtaattgtaaatgtctttgataaaactaataaaaatgagATTTACATTGACAGTGGAGTTAAAAGGTGTTTTATTCTTGCTATTGTTGAAGATGTTTGTGAAGACAATGGAAATTTGCAGAAACTCTTTAGTAGATTAAATCTGGATAATGTTACATATCACCTTGCATTTGACTTAAAATGTGCTAACAGCATCTTTGGTTTGTCTTCTCATTCAAGTAAATATGCTTGCTTGTGGTGTGAAGGCGAATGTTCCCTAGAAAGTGGTACTCCAAGAACGTTAGGTTCTTTTGATTATTGGTACAACTTATTTGTTGAAAATGGGGCAAAGCGGTTAGagatgaaagattttaaaaatgttattagtcCTCGACTCGTTTATTTAGACAAAAATGCTGAAGATGAAGTTAATCACTTAGTCCCTCCACCAGAGTTACATCTTCTTATGGGGATTGTGACATTACTTGGTAGACTACTTTTAGATCATTGGcctctttttaaaaactggctCAAAGAACATTATATCTTACTTCGAGGTTATCATGGGATAGGCTTTGATGGGAACAATTCCAATAAACTTCTGGAAAAAGTAGATATTTTAGAGAGAGATGTCTTAGCATCTCAAACTAATTTATTGCCTATAGTTCATTGCCTCAGAAAGTTTGAAAAGGTTAAAGAGTGCACCTTTGGATACGAATTAGGCAGCAATGCTTTTTCAGTTATTGAAGAGTTTTAA